A window of the Lactuca sativa cultivar Salinas chromosome 7, Lsat_Salinas_v11, whole genome shotgun sequence genome harbors these coding sequences:
- the LOC111884643 gene encoding uncharacterized protein LOC111884643: MSEKDQEEQKKDKSNQKKPFITEAKVTLAPFPGRLSSSKKEWEDNEIMQMFRKVEVNIPLPEAIKQRFCKEGCPQSARIPLSLPCHANWGIFMYLTRVMLDLGSSINALPYSIYKSIGVGTLRKTGVIIQLVDRPIIHPKGVLKYLLVPVNELIFSADFYVLDMGDDDSPNSSSILLGKPFLKTSKTKIDVYNGTLSMEFYEEVTNFNIYEAMRYPSNLVFSQGLDKDKIKELERVIKIDKDMLEMVNLMDDKKHLGVNERKDKLPTTDTKLLPLVIQPPKLELKTLPNHLKYA, encoded by the exons ATGTCAGAGAAAGATCAAGAAGAGCAAAAGAAAGACAAATCCAatcaaaagaagcctttcatCACTGAAGCCAAAGTCACTCTAGCTCCATTTCCTGGTAGATTGTCAAGTTCAAAGAAAGAATGGGAAGATAATGAGATTATGCAAATGTTTCGAAAGGTTGAAGTTAATATTCCACTCCCTGAGGCCATCAAGCAG CGGTTTTGCAAAGAAGGATGCCCTCAAAGTGCAAGGATCCCGTTGTCTTTACCTTGCCATGCAAATTGGGGAATCTTCATGTACCTAACTAGAGTTATGCTCGATTTAGGTTCATCTATAAATGCCCTACCATATTCTATTTACAAATCAATTGGTGTAGGAACATTGAGAAAAACCGGTGTTATCATTCAACTTGTCGACCGGCCAATAATACACCCAAAAGGTGTACTAAAGTATCTGTTAGTGCCAGTAAATGAGCTTATTTTTTCGGCTGATTTCTATGTCTTAGATATGGGAGATGACGACTCCCCTAATTCAAGTTCCATACTTCTTGGTAAACCTtttcttaaaacatcaaaaacaaaaattgatGTCTACAATGGTACTTTGTCTATGGAATTTTATGAGGAAGTCACTAACTTCAATATTTATGAAGCTATGAGATATCCTTCCAAT TTAGTTTTTTCACAAGGTTTAGACAAGGACAAAATCAAGGAACTTGAAAGGGTGATCAAGATAGACAAAGATATGTTGGAAATGGTTAATCTTATGGATGACAAGAAGCACCTGGGGGTCAATGAAAGGAAAGATAAGTTACCAACCACCGATACCAAACTCCTTCCATTAGTGATTCAACCACCAAAGCTGGAACTGAAGACTCTGCCGAACCATTTGAAGTATGCATAG